A genomic window from Brassica oleracea var. oleracea cultivar TO1000 chromosome C8, BOL, whole genome shotgun sequence includes:
- the LOC106308044 gene encoding sphinganine C(4)-monooxygenase 2-like, whose amino-acid sequence MMMMMGFAISDEFLGTFVPIMVYWVYSGMYIYLGSMERYRLHSKVDEDEKNLVTKSAVVKGVLLQQTLQAIISVILFNITGSDDADAASTTQHFSLLLLARQFIIAMLVIDTWQYFIHRYMHLNKFLYKHIHSQHHRLIVPYSYGALYNHPLEGLLLDTIGGALSFLFSGMSPRTAIFFFSFATIKTVDDHCGLWLPGNPFHVFFSNNSAYHDVHHQLYGSKYNFSQPFFVMWDRILGTYLPYSLEKRASGGFETRPIKVSKDE is encoded by the exons ATGATGATGATGATGGGTTTCGCGATTTCGGATGAGTTTCTGGGCACGTTCGTGCCGATTATGGTATATTGGGTTTATTCAGGGATGTACATTTACTTAGGATCTATGGAAAGATATAGATTGCATTCGAAGGTAGACGAGGACGAGAAGAATCTCGTCACCAAATCCGCCGTCGTCAAGGGCGTTCTTCTTCAACAGACTCTACAAGCCATCATCTCCGTCATTCTCTTCAAC ATTACAGGAAGTGATGATGCAGATGCTGCTTCTACGACGCAGCACTTCTCCCTTCTCCTCCTCGCCAGGCAATTCATCATCGCCATGCTCGTAATCGACACGTGGCAATACTTCATCCACCGCTACATGCACCTCAACAAGTTCTTATACAAGCACATCCACTCTCAGCACCATCGCCTCATCGTCCCCTATTCATACGGAGCTTTATACAACCATCCATTAGAAGGTCTTCTCTTGGACACCATCGGCGGTGCTTTGTCTTTCCTCTTCTCCGGTATGTCCCCGAGAACGGCTATATTTTTCTTCTCCTTCGCTACCATCAAGACGGTTGATGATCACTGTGGACTTTGGCTTCCGGGGAATCCGTTTCACGTCTTCTTCAGTAATAACTCTGCTTACCATGATGTTCACCATCAGCTATATGGGAGCAAGTACAATTTCTCGCAGCCCTTCTTTGTCATGTGGGATAGGATTCTCGGTACTTACTTGCCTTATTCGCTTGAGAAAAGAGCCTCTGGTGGATTTGAAACACGGCCGATCAAAGTATCTAAAGATGAGTAA
- the LOC106312273 gene encoding binding partner of ACD11 1-like isoform X1 — translation MDHQNGFGVEVTGLSPAVTEKDLIDFFSFSGAIEHIDIVRSGEQACTAYVMFKDSYSQETAVLLSGATILEQRVCITRWGQHHEDFDFWNATQRGFVDDTNPHPHPQRGEFNAGEAVTKAQELVKSMLATGFVLGKDALAKAKGFDESHGVSAAAAARVSQLDQRIGLTDKIFAGVEAVRLTDQKYHVSDKARSAVSATGRTAAAAATSVVNSSYFSSGALWLSGAFERAAKAASDLGSRGSRQ, via the exons ATGGATCATCAGAATGGATTCGGTGTGGAAGTCACTGGGCTATCTCCAGCTGTTACTGAGAAAGATCTCATCGACTTCTTCTCCTTCTCTGGTGCAATCGAACATATTGATATTGTCAG GTCGGGTGAGCAAGCTTGCACTGCTTATGTGATGTTCAAGGATTCTTACTCTCAGGAGACTGCTGTCTTACTCAGT GGGGCAACCATATTGGAGCAGCGAGTTTGCATAACTCGTTGGGGACAGCATCACGAGGACTTTGACTTCTGGAACGCGACTCAGCGGGGTTTTGTAGATGACACAAACCCACAT CCTCATCCTCAGCGAGGCGAGTTCAACGCCGGAGAAGCAGTGACAAAAGCTCAAGAATTGGTGAAGTCAATGCTAGCCACCGGATTCGTGCTGGGCAAAGACGCATTAGCCAAAGCCAAAGGCTTTGACGAATCCCACGGTGTGTCAGCTGCAGCAGCGGCTAGAGTCTCTCAACTAGACCAGAGGATCGGTCTCACTGACAAAATCTTTGCCGGAGTTGAAGCTGTCAGATTAACCGACCAAAAGTATCATGTTTCAGACAAAGCCAGATCAGCCGTCTCTGCCACAGGAAGAACCGCGGCAGCAGCTGCAACTAGCGTTGTCAATAGCAGTTACTTCTCCAGCGGAGCTCTATGGCTATCGGGCGCGTTTGAGCGGGCGGCTAAAGCTGCATCTGATCTTGGTAGCCGTGGCTCAAGGCAGTGA
- the LOC106309594 gene encoding 60S ribosomal protein L10-1-like, producing the protein MGRRPARCYRQIKGKPYPKSRYCRGVPDPKIRIYDVGMKKKGVDEFPFCVHLVSWEKENVSSEALEAARIACNKYMVKSAGKDAFHLRIRVHPFHVLRINKMLSCAGADRLQTGMRGAFGKALGTCARVAIGQVLLSVRCKDAHGHHAQEALRRAKFKFPGRQKIIVSRKWGFTKFNRADFTKLRQEKRVVPDGVNAKFFSCHGPLANRQPGTAFLPATY; encoded by the exons ATGGGAAGAA GACCGGCTAGGTGTTACCGTCAGATCAAGGGCAAACCATACCCAAAATCTCGTTACTGTCGCGGTGTCCCCGATCCCAAGATCAGGATCTACGACGTCGGCATGAAGAAGAAAGGCGTCGACGAGTTCCCTTTCTGCGTCCACCTCGTCTCCTGGGAGAAGGAGAACGTCTCGAGCGAAGCACTCGAAGCCGCGCGTATCGCTTGCAACAAGTACATGGTGAAATCCGCGGGAAAAGATGCTTTCCATCTGAGGATTAGGGTTCACCCGTTCCATGTTTTGAGGATCAACAAGATGCTTTCCTGCGCTGGAGCTGATAGGCTTCAGACCGGTATGAGAGGCGCTTTCGGAAAGGCCTTGGGCACTTGTGCTAGGGTTGCGATTGGGCAGGTGCTTTTGTCTGTGAGGTGTAAGGATGCTCATGGTCACCATGCTCAGGAGGCTCTGAGGAGGGCTAAGTTTAAGTTCCCTGGTCGTCAGAAGATTATCGTCAGCAGGAAATG GGGTTTCACTAAGTTTAACAGAGCAGACTTTACGAAGCTGAGGCAAGAGAAGCGTGTTGTTCCTGATGGTGTTAATGCTAAG TTCTTCTCATGCCATGGACCTTTGGCTAACCGTCAGCCTGGAACTGCATTTTTGCCGGCCACCTATTGA
- the LOC106308198 gene encoding uncharacterized protein LOC106308198 isoform X2 yields MVSQIISCLSKSSSLLCISDSRRLIPPKTYNRGGLNRFSPKFANRRLSTVTRRKWRYASIFNSGKESGGEGKGGSSEWAILERWEVPWEWQTASLTSLACVLSFVLTGLTEMAALPYLGVDVEKLSLDQKAEILFLDQGITTAVILAVIFTVAKTFEPLPDDILRYDLKQPFNLQKGWLVWGGIGLVGAVGGIALTGVALSLFSTETPEREVDSLMQLLPLIGTSNISTLSLVGITGILAPLLEETVFRGFFMVSLTKWVPTPLAIIISSAAFALAHLTPGEFPQLFILGSVLGLTYAQTRNLITPMVIHGFWNSGVILLLTFLQVQGYDIKELLQGS; encoded by the exons ATGGTTTCGCAGATAATCTCGTGTTTATCTAAATCTTCGTCTCTTCTCTGCATCTCCGATTCCCGGAGATTAATTCCGCCGAAGACTTATAACCGCGGCGGTTTGAACCGGTTTTCTCCGAAATTTGCTAACCGCCGGTTATCTACGGTTACACGGAGGAAATGGAGATACGCAAGCATTTTCAACTCCGGGAAAGAATCTGGAGGAGAGGGAAAG GGAGGTAGCTCGGAGTGGGCGATACTTGAGAGATGGGAAGTGCCATGGGAATGGCAGACAGCTTCGTTAACTTCGCTTGCTTGTGTATTAAG TTTTGTTTTGACAGGGTTAACTGAGATGGCAGCCTTACCCTACTTAGGAGTCGACGTTGAGAAGCTGAGCTTGGACCAAAAGGCTGAGATTTTATTCCTGGATCAAGG CATAACAACTGCAGTGATACTTGCTGTCATATTCACCGTTGCCAAAACCTTCGAGCCACTTCCTGATGACATTTTGCGCTATG ATTTGAAACAACCCTTCAACTTGCAAAAGGGATGGCTCGTGTGGGGTGGAATAGGTCTGGTTGGTGCTGTTGGTGGTATTGCGTTAACAGGTGTTGCTTTATCCTTATTCAGTACAGAGACACCTGAAAGGGAG GTAGACTCTTTGATGCAGCTTCTCCCATTAATTGGAACCTCAAACATAAG CACCTTAAGCTTAGTGGGCATAACTGGGATCCTTGCTCCACTTCTTGAGGAGACCGTGTTTCGCGGATTCTTTATGGTTTCTCTTACCAAATG GGTCCCAACACCATTAGCGATCATCATAAGCTCAGCTGCGTTTGCCCTTGCTCACCTCACACCCGGTGAATTCCCACAGTTGTTTATACTAG GATCGGTTTTGGGATTAACTTATGCGCAAACCCGCAACCTCATTACCCCGATGGTCATACACGGTTTCTGGAACTCTGGAGTTATTTTGCTTCTCACTTTTCTTCAG GTCCAAGGGTATGACATCAAGGAACTATTGCAGGGAAGCTAG
- the LOC106311109 gene encoding ribonuclease 3-like, producing the protein MGPKGWFILKLLMFQGLFISHSQEQEDFDFFYLVLQWPGAYCDTKRSCCYPTSGKPAADFGIHGLWPNYKDGSYPSNCNPDSEFDKSQITDLVSSLKKTWPTLACPSNEGFKFWKHEWEKHGTCSESVMDQHEYFENSLKLRDRANLLQALTNSGIKPDDRFYDLEKIRKAIKDEIGFTPGIECNKDPERNDQLHQIYICVDTSGTEFIKCPILPRERCPSRLQFAKF; encoded by the exons ATGGGACCAAAGGGTTGGTTTATCCTCAAGCTTTTGATGTTTCAAGGTCTTTTCATTTCACATTCCCAAGAACAAGAAGACTTTGATTTCTTCTACTTAGTTCTTCAG TGGCCAGGAGCTTATTGTGATACAAAGCGTAGTTGTTGCTACCCAACATCAGGTAAACCTGCGGCAGATTTTGGCATCCACGGTCTTTGGCCTAATTACAAAGATGGTTCATATCCATCAAACTGCAATCCCGACAGTGAATTTGATAAATCTCAG ATAACGGACCTGGTAAGCAGTTTGAAAAAGACGTGGCCAACACTAGCGTGTCCGAGCAACGAAGGGTTCAAGTTTTGGAAGCACGAGTGGGAAAAACACGGTACATGTTCTGAGTCAGTAATGGACCAACATGAGTACTTCGAAAATTCTCTTAAACTCAGAGACAGAGCCAATCTCCTTCAAGCCCTCACAAACTCCG GAATCAAACCAGATGATAGATTCTATGATCTTGAAAAGATCAGAAAGGCGATAAAAGATGAGATTGGGTTTACTCCAGGGATTGAATGCAACAAAGATCCCGAACGTAACGACCAACTTCACCAAATTTACATCTGCGTCGATACATCAGGAACTGAGTTTATCAAATGTCCGATTTTGCCTAGAGAAAGATGTCCGTCTCGACTCCAATTTGCGAAGTTTTAA
- the LOC106308917 gene encoding glutathione S-transferase T3-like, producing the protein MDYDPYKTQTSNFVDLLNSQQDVVFGLGEDSVRVSSSQVPHFGEIPVERKERRTWTPADDQVLISSWLNTSKDPVVGNEQRSGAFWQRIAAYFAASPKIAVSERREAGHCKQRWHKINDLVGKFCGAFEAASRERTSGQNDNDVLKLAHEIFFNNHNKKFTLEHAWKELRNDQKWCDLSTSKTESGCKKRKLDDSAQSATSHASESMTDRPPGVKSAKANCKKRKAEERLSEFAGMWSIRKEDMAIKERLSKMKLLDRLLAKVEPLDEYEETLKQKLINELVVCMKESVTGCGVESREVNEWSHGSVFYPLVVGSVLHRLCLLVVTGVCFTLL; encoded by the exons ATGGATTATGATCCATATAAAACACAGACATCAAATTTTGTTGACCTTCTCAATAGTCAACAAGACGTTGTGTTTGGTTTAGGGGAAGATAGTGTCCGTGTTTCTTCATCACAGGTTCCTCACTTTGGTGAGATTCCTGTAGAGCGTAAAGAAAGAAGAACCTGGACGCCTGCAGACGATCAAGTGCTCATATCCTCTTGGTTAAACACAAGTAAAGATCCGGTGGTAGGGAACGAGCAACGATCCGGAGCTTTTTGGCAGAGAATTGCCGCGTACTTCGCAGCATCACCAAAGATTGCAGTTAGTGAAAGAAGGGAGGCCGGTCACTGCAAGCAACGTTGGCACAAGATCAATGATCTTGTAGGGAAGTTCTGTGGCGCGTTCGAAGCTGCAAGTAGAGAGAGAACCAGCGGGCAAAACGATAACGACGTTCTCAAGCTAGCGCATGAGATCTTCTTCAACAATCACAACAAGAAGTTCACTCTAGAACATGCGTGGAAGGAGCTTCGAAACGATCAGAAATGGTGTGACCTGTCAACTTCTAAAACGGAGAGTGGCTGTAAAAAGAGGAAGCTCGACGACAGCGCACAATCAGCAACCTCTCACGCCTCTGAATCCATGACTGATCGTCCCCCGGGTGTTAAGTCAGCTAAGGCCAATTGTAAGAAGAGAAAGGCAGAGGAAAGGTTGTCTGAGTTTGCGGGTATGTGGAGCATCAGGAAGGAGGATATGGCTATCAAGGAAAGGCTGTCGAAGATGAAGCTCCTTGATAGGCTACTTGCAAAAGTTGAGCCGCTTGATGAGTATGAAGAAACCTTGAAACAGAAACTCATCAATGAGTTG GTTGTATGCATGAAGGAGTCAGTCACGGGATGTGGAGTGGAGTCACGGGAAGTGAATGAGTGGAGTCACGGGAGTGTGTTTTACCCCCTTGTAGTAGGGTCTGTCTTGCATCGCCTCTGTCTTCTAGTAGTCACGGGAGTGTGTTTTACTCTCTTGTAG
- the LOC106308198 gene encoding uncharacterized protein LOC106308198 isoform X1, translated as MVSQIISCLSKSSSLLCISDSRRLIPPKTYNRGGLNRFSPKFANRRLSTVTRRKWRYASIFNSGKESGGEGKLQGGSSEWAILERWEVPWEWQTASLTSLACVLSFVLTGLTEMAALPYLGVDVEKLSLDQKAEILFLDQGITTAVILAVIFTVAKTFEPLPDDILRYDLKQPFNLQKGWLVWGGIGLVGAVGGIALTGVALSLFSTETPEREVDSLMQLLPLIGTSNISTLSLVGITGILAPLLEETVFRGFFMVSLTKWVPTPLAIIISSAAFALAHLTPGEFPQLFILGSVLGLTYAQTRNLITPMVIHGFWNSGVILLLTFLQVQGYDIKELLQGS; from the exons ATGGTTTCGCAGATAATCTCGTGTTTATCTAAATCTTCGTCTCTTCTCTGCATCTCCGATTCCCGGAGATTAATTCCGCCGAAGACTTATAACCGCGGCGGTTTGAACCGGTTTTCTCCGAAATTTGCTAACCGCCGGTTATCTACGGTTACACGGAGGAAATGGAGATACGCAAGCATTTTCAACTCCGGGAAAGAATCTGGAGGAGAGGGAAAG CTGCAGGGAGGTAGCTCGGAGTGGGCGATACTTGAGAGATGGGAAGTGCCATGGGAATGGCAGACAGCTTCGTTAACTTCGCTTGCTTGTGTATTAAG TTTTGTTTTGACAGGGTTAACTGAGATGGCAGCCTTACCCTACTTAGGAGTCGACGTTGAGAAGCTGAGCTTGGACCAAAAGGCTGAGATTTTATTCCTGGATCAAGG CATAACAACTGCAGTGATACTTGCTGTCATATTCACCGTTGCCAAAACCTTCGAGCCACTTCCTGATGACATTTTGCGCTATG ATTTGAAACAACCCTTCAACTTGCAAAAGGGATGGCTCGTGTGGGGTGGAATAGGTCTGGTTGGTGCTGTTGGTGGTATTGCGTTAACAGGTGTTGCTTTATCCTTATTCAGTACAGAGACACCTGAAAGGGAG GTAGACTCTTTGATGCAGCTTCTCCCATTAATTGGAACCTCAAACATAAG CACCTTAAGCTTAGTGGGCATAACTGGGATCCTTGCTCCACTTCTTGAGGAGACCGTGTTTCGCGGATTCTTTATGGTTTCTCTTACCAAATG GGTCCCAACACCATTAGCGATCATCATAAGCTCAGCTGCGTTTGCCCTTGCTCACCTCACACCCGGTGAATTCCCACAGTTGTTTATACTAG GATCGGTTTTGGGATTAACTTATGCGCAAACCCGCAACCTCATTACCCCGATGGTCATACACGGTTTCTGGAACTCTGGAGTTATTTTGCTTCTCACTTTTCTTCAG GTCCAAGGGTATGACATCAAGGAACTATTGCAGGGAAGCTAG
- the LOC106312273 gene encoding binding partner of ACD11 1-like isoform X2, producing MDHQNGFGVEVTGLSPAVTEKDLIDFFSFSGAIEHIDIVRSGEQACTAYVMFKDSYSQETAVLLSGATILEQRVCITRWGQHHEDFDFWNATQRGFVDDTNPHRGEFNAGEAVTKAQELVKSMLATGFVLGKDALAKAKGFDESHGVSAAAAARVSQLDQRIGLTDKIFAGVEAVRLTDQKYHVSDKARSAVSATGRTAAAAATSVVNSSYFSSGALWLSGAFERAAKAASDLGSRGSRQ from the exons ATGGATCATCAGAATGGATTCGGTGTGGAAGTCACTGGGCTATCTCCAGCTGTTACTGAGAAAGATCTCATCGACTTCTTCTCCTTCTCTGGTGCAATCGAACATATTGATATTGTCAG GTCGGGTGAGCAAGCTTGCACTGCTTATGTGATGTTCAAGGATTCTTACTCTCAGGAGACTGCTGTCTTACTCAGT GGGGCAACCATATTGGAGCAGCGAGTTTGCATAACTCGTTGGGGACAGCATCACGAGGACTTTGACTTCTGGAACGCGACTCAGCGGGGTTTTGTAGATGACACAAACCCACAT CGAGGCGAGTTCAACGCCGGAGAAGCAGTGACAAAAGCTCAAGAATTGGTGAAGTCAATGCTAGCCACCGGATTCGTGCTGGGCAAAGACGCATTAGCCAAAGCCAAAGGCTTTGACGAATCCCACGGTGTGTCAGCTGCAGCAGCGGCTAGAGTCTCTCAACTAGACCAGAGGATCGGTCTCACTGACAAAATCTTTGCCGGAGTTGAAGCTGTCAGATTAACCGACCAAAAGTATCATGTTTCAGACAAAGCCAGATCAGCCGTCTCTGCCACAGGAAGAACCGCGGCAGCAGCTGCAACTAGCGTTGTCAATAGCAGTTACTTCTCCAGCGGAGCTCTATGGCTATCGGGCGCGTTTGAGCGGGCGGCTAAAGCTGCATCTGATCTTGGTAGCCGTGGCTCAAGGCAGTGA